The Macaca fascicularis isolate 582-1 chromosome 14, T2T-MFA8v1.1 genome contains the following window.
TCAGGCAGTGACGCTTCTGTCTGACACCATAATGGTGGCTAAAAGACATTTTGCAAGGATGAACCCTGGGGTAAACTCTGGACTTAATAGTAACGTTATCAATATTGGTTTATCAATTGGAACAGATCACACCACAtgatgcaagatgttaataacgGAGGGGGACTCAGGGAGAGGGGTCTGTGGGAACTCTGTATACTCCCTGAACAATTTTTCTGTAAGCCCAAAGTTGCTCTAAAAGATAAGGTCTACTTAAAAAGGACCAAttattgggccaggtgcagtggctcatgcctgtaatcccagcactttgggaggccgaggcgggcggatcacctgaggtcaggagtttgagaacagcctggccaacatggtgaaaccccatccttactaaaaatacaaaattaattggGCTTGGGggcccgcacctgtaatcccacctactcgggaggccgaggcagaggaattgcttgaacttgggatgtggaggctgcagtgagccgagactgtgccattgcactccagcctgggcaacacagtgactctgtctcaaaaaataaaaaataaaaaaataaaataaaataaaataaaataaaataagggccgggcatggtggctcacgcctataatcccagcactttgggaggccggagcaggcggatcatgaggtcaggagatcaagaccatcctggccaacatggtgaaactctgtctctactaaaaatacaaaaattagctgggtgtggtggtgcatgcctgtaatcccagctactcaggaggctgaggcaggagaatcgcttgaacccgggaggcaaaggttgcagtgagctgagattacaccactgcactccagcctggccacggagcgagactccatctcaaataaataaataaataaataatgacaatttaTTAGTTGTTCAGATAAACATCGGAACTTCAGATTTAACTGGGCCTGTATTTATctggcagcctcaacctcgtgCAGACCACTGATCTCAGGAGGGGCAGGCAGAGCGAAAGTCACCCTGGCATTTGTGTTCAACGGCaggtgggaaggaggaagaggaggtccCCACTGGCTCCCCAGGCATCTCAGAGAACCCCCATACCTAGCATGCCTTCCAGAGGATCCCATTAGCAGATTATCAGAGAAGCAGGGTTGGAAGGAGTGGTGAAAGGATGGAAGGAGTGGAGTGGTGCTCCATTGAGACCCTatccctgcccctccctgagGAAGGACCTCAGCTCCCAGCTCGactcctgccctccaggagccCCAGTGATCTGAGCAGCACCCACCCCCGACACACAGCTTGGCCTCCTATCACTCTTCTCTCCACATCAGCCACCCACAACTTTGAACCCAATTTCCAGCAGCCACATATCTCTAAGCACACTGCACAACGTGACTGCCGAAAAACGCAGCATtgcatgaaaataaaaggaagccTGAGGACCCCCGGCCCCAGGACCCCCCTTCTCCAGCTCCATTCCTGTCCCTTCTCCCCTGCGGTCTGCTCCTTGGGCCTGGCCAAGGGCACCTGCTGCTGTGCAAAGGCCTGTCTGGTCACCAGCCTCCTGGGACCCTACCACTGGCAGCCTGGAGCTTCTCCACCCCACGCAGGCCTGGACAACAGTGGGGACAGCTGCCACCACCTTCCCTGCCCACTCTGTCCCACTTCTCACTCCATCCTGCTTCAATGCCTTCATGCTAGATAGACCCCCTGGAGTCATTTCCACTCAAACCTACCCATCAGCCCTACCTGGCTCAGGCCCTCGGAGGGGCACAGAGCCCTCTCCTCCTCCTGAATTTCCATCAACCCCAGTGCCCTCCCGCAGCCCTGTCCTCACCTGCAGGTCTGGGCCCTCTGCCCCCAGCAGCAGCCAGGACCCATGGCCCCGCTTCTCGGGGTCCCCCGACACCCCTGCCTCTTGCACTTAGGGTGCTGTTGGGTGCGGGAACAAGccaggcctgggggtggggggacacGGGCAGCTAAACACATTGAGAAGTGGCCTGAGAAAGAGATCAAGTGGCCTGAATCCAGCCACCAGGCAGAGGAAACCACGGGAGGAGGGAGAGGcctggggacaggggagggaggCTGCCGCCCTACCCCGAAAGGTCCCAGCAGCCCTCCTGGCCAGCGCCACCCAAGGAGAGGAGTGAGGACTGGGCCCTGGACGGGGGTCCCTGTAGAGAGGGCCTTGCCAGAGGCTGGAGGGGGCTGGCCAGAAGGGTGGAGAGGGGGTGGGCAAATGGCAAGGCCTGGAGAGACCCGTGGCCCTCTTGGAGGAGGCGTGCTGGGAGCACCGGAGATGGAGAGTGTGGCCGGTGTGGGGGTTGCCAACCGGGCTCGCCAGAAGGGCGAGGGGAGGGGCCCTGGGGTTCCGGACGCGGGTGGGGGGGAAACAGCCAGGAGAGAGGGGCTTCAGACCCCAGACCCGGGGACCCGCCCTCCCCGGCGCTACAGCCCCAGGTCTCCACTTCCAGTCCCCCGCAGCTGCAAGGGCAGCGGTGCGGGCCAGGCTGTGGCCTGGAGCTGCCAAAGGGCAGGGGCACCGGTGTGGGGGGCGTGCAGGCCCGGGTTCTGGGAGGCAGCGCAGACAGGCCCGAAAGAGTGCGACGGCGGCGAGAGGcctctggggctggggagggtgcGGGC
Protein-coding sequences here:
- the LOC107127230 gene encoding uncharacterized protein is translated as MAAAHASGAREAEGPRARPAPPRAVFFHLSSPRLSRTPRSTPPDPHSPRRRLHRTQDRSSPAPHFRPHSLKPGPEPLLLAPRPRPHPPQPQRPLAAVALFRACLRCLPEPGPARPPHRCPCPLAAPGHSLARTAALAAAGDWKWRPGAVAPGRAGPRVWGLKPLSPGCFPPTRVRNPRAPPLALLASPVGNPHTGHTLHLRCSQHASSKRATGLSRPCHLPTPSPPFWPAPSSLWQGPLYRDPRPGPSPHSSPWVALARRAAGTFRGRAAASLPCPQASPSSRGFLCLVAGFRPLDLFLRPLLNVFSCPCPPTPRPGLFPHPTAP